Below is a window of Tsuneonella deserti DNA.
CTCGGCATCGCGCGCCAGCAGATCGAGGGCGGGCTGATCTTCGGGACCAGCCTTGCCACGGGTTCGGCGGTGACATTCGCGGATGGCCTGCCGGCCGAGGCCGGCCTGGGCGCGCTGGCGCTGCCCCGGCTCGACGATTGCCCCGAAGTCGTCGTAGAGGTCATGCGTGGCGATGGACCACCGGCCGACCCCGGGGAAATCGGCGCGGTGGTGGCCGCCCCGGCCATCGCAAATGCTCTTAATTCAGCCGCCGGCCTGCGTCTGCGCCGCCTGCCTCTTCTGTCGGAGGGAATATGACCCGGCCCGCGTCCCCGACCCCGGAAAACCATCCGCCGGTCCGCACCGGCAGGATCGGCGTCCTGCTGGTCAACCTCGGCACGCCCGACGCACCCGATGCCCGTTCGGTGCGGCGTTATCTCGCGGAGTTCCTCTCCGATCGCCGCGTGGTGGAAATTCCGCCGCTGATCTGGCAGCCGATCCTGCGCGGCGCGATCCTCACCACCCGCCCGAAGAAAAGCGCGCACGCCTATTCGCAGGTCTGGACCGAGGCCGGCTCACCGCTCGCCGCGATCACTGCCGAGCAGGCTGCGCGCCTCCAGGAACGGCTGGGCGACGACGTGATGGTGGCGCATGCGATGCGCTATGGCCGGCCGAAGATCGGGGCGGCGATGCAGGAGCTGATGGACGCTGGCTGCGACCGTATCCTGCTGGCGCCGCTCTATCCCCAATATAGCGCAGCAACGACCGCAACCGTTGTGGACAAGGCTGCGGACAAGCTGCGAACGATGCGTTGGCAACCTGCCTTGCGTACCCTGCCGCCTTATCACGACGATCCGCACTATATCGAAGCGCTCGCGCGAGACATCGGCAGCCAGCTCGACGCGCTTCACTTCGCCCCGGAAGTGCTCCTTTTGAGCTTTCACGGAATGCCCGAGCGCACGCTTCACCTTGGCGATCCCTACCACTGCCATTCGCGCAAGACCGCGCGTTTGCTCGAAGGCGCGCTCGGCAGGCCGGACCTGCGCGTCGTGACCACGTTTCAGTCGCGCTTCGGCCGGGCCAAATGGCTGGAGCCGGCGACCGATGCGGTGCTGGCCGAAGAAGCGCGCCGGGGCACGCGGCGGCTGGCTGTCGCGGCGCCCGGATTCTCGGCTGATTGCCTGGAGACGCTGGAGGAACTGGCGATCCGCGGGCGCGAGCAATTCATCGGAGCGGGCGGCGAGGAGTTCGCGGCGCTTGCCTGCCTCAATGCCCGCCATCCCGGGATGGACATGCTCGAGGCGCTGGTGCGGCGCGAGCTTGCCGGCTGGCTCTAGCGCACTTACAACCGGCTCAACTTACACTGGGGTAAGTTGCCTGGAGCTACCGATGGCCACGCTCGCCGAACCCGCTTTCGCCCCTCATGTGCCCGCCGAGACACCGCCACGGCACTGGTCCGAAGGCTGGCTCACAGATGCCGACGTGGCGCACATTCCCGGCGAGGCGGGGCCGCCGGTGATCGGCAACCTGTTCAAGATGCTCGGGGATCCGCACGGTTTCGCATGGCGGATGTTTCGCGAGTATGGACCGGTCTACAAGAGCAAGGCCATGGGCCGGTGGCATGTCTCGCTGATCGGGGCCGAGGCGAACGAACTGCTGCTGTTCGATCGGGACAAGATTTTCTCCTCCGAACAGGGCTGGGGCCCGGCACTCCACCGCCTGTTCCCGCGCGGGCTGATGCTGCTCGATTTCGAGAAGCACCGGGCGGACCGGCGCGCGCTGTCGATCGCCTTCAAGCCCGAGCCGATGCGCCACTATGCCGACGCGCTCGATCGCGGGATCGCTGCGGAAGTCGGAAAGTGGCGCGGAGAGATGCTGTTCTACCCGGCGATCAAGCAGCTCACGCTGGCACTGGCGGCTGACAGCTTCATCGGCGTGCCATGGGGGCCGGAATCGAAGAAGATCAACCAGGCTTTCGTCGACATGGTGCAGGCCTCGATTACTCCGGTGAGGAAGCCGCTGCCGTTCACCCAGATGCGCAAGGGTGTGAAGGGCCGCGAATTTCTCATCGATTACTTCACGAAGCTCACGCTGCGCCGCCGGGCCGGGGAGGGCAACGGACAGGATATGTTCAGCCAGTTCGCCACCGCGACCAACGAGGACGGCAGCCTGCTCCCGGTCGACGAGGTCGTCGATCACATGAACTTCCTGATGATGGCCGCCCACGACACCATCACCTCCAGCGCCACCAGTCTCGTCTGGCTGCTGGCCAAGCATCCGGAATGGCAGGAAAAGGTCCGGCAGGAAGTGTTCGCGATCACCGGCGGGCCGGATGCGAAGGGCGCGCCCCGCGGCGCGACCTACGATGACCTGGGCAAGTTCGAACTGCTCGAGATGGCGTTCAAGGAATCGCTGCGGCTGATCGCGCCGGTTCCCTCGATCCCGCGCCGCGCGCTGAGGAGCTTCGAGTTCAAGGGCGTCCGCATCCCGGCGGGCGCGGCGTGCGGGTTCAACACCCATCTGACGCACCACATGGAGGAATACTGGGTCAGCCCCGAAACGTTCGATCCGATGCGCTTCACGCCAGACAAGGTAAAGGCGCGCCACAAGTATGCCTGGGTGCCCTTCGGCGGCGGCGCCCACATGTGCCTAGGCCTGCACTTCGCCTACATGCAGGTGAAGATACTGACGGCGCAGCTTCTCCAGCGCTACCGGATCGAGATCGCGGACGGGTACGAGCCCGCCTGGCAGCCGTGGCCGATTCCCAAGCCCAAGGACGGGCTGAAGGTAACGTTCGCGCCGCTCTAGAAATCGATGGCGATGCCGTCCTTTACCCAGTCGCCGTAGCGGGTCGGGCTGAGCGGTTCGTTCACTGCGCCTTCGCTCGGCTTGGGCGGCGGCGCACTCGTCCAGTGGGCGGGCTTCACGAATTCCCGCGGGCGTTTGGTCGCGCGTTCCATGCCCCCGAGATGGGCACGCTGGCGCCGCGATGCAATCGGCTTTAGGGGCATTGCGATGGCAAAAATCCAGGGATTGGCCGCGCGCACCGCGGCACTGCGCATGCTCGATGCCGTCTTGCGCCGCGGCGAGACGCTTGACCTGGCGGAAGGGCAGTTCGCCAAGGGGCTGACGCCGAGCGACCGCGGGCTGGCCCGTGCAATTGCCGGCGAGACTTTGCGCTGGCTGGTCGACCTTGATGCCCTCATCGACTCCGCGACGAAGGACGTGCTGCCCGACGATGCCAAGCCGCGCATGGTGCTGCGGATGATGCTCGCCCAGGTCTTCCGCCTGGCAACGCCGCCGCATGCAGTGATCGCGACCGGGCTGGAGCTGCTTTCGGGCGGCCCCCGCCGCCTCGCTCACGGGGTGTTCTCGACCCTGGTGAAGCGCGGGGCCGCGCTGCCGCCGGTGCCGACCTTGCCTGCCGCGGTCGCCTCGCGGTGGGGCGAGCGGGCCGGGCCGATCGCCGCCGCGCTGGCCGAGCCGCCGCCCCTCGACCTAGCGCTCAAGAACTGGAAAGAGACCCAGCGGTGGGTGGCAGAACTGGGCGGCGTCTCCCTCGCGCCCGGTCATGTCAGGCTTGCGCGCGGCACGGCGGTCGAACGCCTCGCCGGGTTCCAGCAAGGCGAATGGTGGGTGCAGGATTTCGCCGCCTCGCTGCCTGCGCGGCTGCTCGGGGAAGGCAATGGACGGCGCGTGCTCGACCTGTGCGCCGCGCCCGGCGGCAAGATGCTCCAACTCGCTGCAGCGGGCTGGCAGGTGACCGCGCTCGACAAGAGCGTCAAGCGGCTCGACCGGCTGGTGGAAAACCTGGACCGCACCGGCCTCGCTGCCGAAGTGGTGGCCGCAGACGCCCTCGCGTGGGAGCCAACGCGTCAATTCGAAGCGATCCTGCTCGACGCCCCGTGCACGGCGACCGGCACCTGCCGCCGTAATCCCGACGTGCTCCACCGCGTTCACGCGAGGCAGATCGCCGAGATGGCCGAGCTTCAGGAGCGACTGCTGGAGCGCGCCGCGCGCTGGCTCGCCCCCGGCGGGACGCTGGTTTACGCGGTCTGCTCGCTCGAGCCCGAGGAAGGCGAGCGGCATCCGAAGCCCGAAGGGCTGCTGCCGGCGCCCATTCGCGCTGAGGAGTTACCGGCCGGGCTGCTGCCAGATAGCGAAGGAGGCCTGCGCACCGACCCCGGCATGCTGCCGGATGCCGGCGGGCTCGACGGGTTCTTCGTCGCCCGCTGGCGTGCGCCCCCCGCTTAGCTCCCGGCCTTCACCTTGTTCTGGAAGCTCTTCCTGAGCTTCATCAATTTGGGCGGAATCGTCGCCAGGCAGTACGGATTTCGTTGGCCTTCACCTTCCCAGTATTCCTGATGATAGTCCTCGGCCGGATACCATTCTGCGGGACCCTCGATGGTCGTGACGGCAGACTGCCCGGCATGGTCG
It encodes the following:
- the hemH gene encoding ferrochelatase; this translates as MTRPASPTPENHPPVRTGRIGVLLVNLGTPDAPDARSVRRYLAEFLSDRRVVEIPPLIWQPILRGAILTTRPKKSAHAYSQVWTEAGSPLAAITAEQAARLQERLGDDVMVAHAMRYGRPKIGAAMQELMDAGCDRILLAPLYPQYSAATTATVVDKAADKLRTMRWQPALRTLPPYHDDPHYIEALARDIGSQLDALHFAPEVLLLSFHGMPERTLHLGDPYHCHSRKTARLLEGALGRPDLRVVTTFQSRFGRAKWLEPATDAVLAEEARRGTRRLAVAAPGFSADCLETLEELAIRGREQFIGAGGEEFAALACLNARHPGMDMLEALVRRELAGWL
- a CDS encoding cytochrome P450, which produces MATLAEPAFAPHVPAETPPRHWSEGWLTDADVAHIPGEAGPPVIGNLFKMLGDPHGFAWRMFREYGPVYKSKAMGRWHVSLIGAEANELLLFDRDKIFSSEQGWGPALHRLFPRGLMLLDFEKHRADRRALSIAFKPEPMRHYADALDRGIAAEVGKWRGEMLFYPAIKQLTLALAADSFIGVPWGPESKKINQAFVDMVQASITPVRKPLPFTQMRKGVKGREFLIDYFTKLTLRRRAGEGNGQDMFSQFATATNEDGSLLPVDEVVDHMNFLMMAAHDTITSSATSLVWLLAKHPEWQEKVRQEVFAITGGPDAKGAPRGATYDDLGKFELLEMAFKESLRLIAPVPSIPRRALRSFEFKGVRIPAGAACGFNTHLTHHMEEYWVSPETFDPMRFTPDKVKARHKYAWVPFGGGAHMCLGLHFAYMQVKILTAQLLQRYRIEIADGYEPAWQPWPIPKPKDGLKVTFAPL
- a CDS encoding DUF1674 domain-containing protein, with protein sequence MERATKRPREFVKPAHWTSAPPPKPSEGAVNEPLSPTRYGDWVKDGIAIDF
- a CDS encoding RsmB/NOP family class I SAM-dependent RNA methyltransferase → MAKIQGLAARTAALRMLDAVLRRGETLDLAEGQFAKGLTPSDRGLARAIAGETLRWLVDLDALIDSATKDVLPDDAKPRMVLRMMLAQVFRLATPPHAVIATGLELLSGGPRRLAHGVFSTLVKRGAALPPVPTLPAAVASRWGERAGPIAAALAEPPPLDLALKNWKETQRWVAELGGVSLAPGHVRLARGTAVERLAGFQQGEWWVQDFAASLPARLLGEGNGRRVLDLCAAPGGKMLQLAAAGWQVTALDKSVKRLDRLVENLDRTGLAAEVVAADALAWEPTRQFEAILLDAPCTATGTCRRNPDVLHRVHARQIAEMAELQERLLERAARWLAPGGTLVYAVCSLEPEEGERHPKPEGLLPAPIRAEELPAGLLPDSEGGLRTDPGMLPDAGGLDGFFVARWRAPPA